Proteins encoded in a region of the Spiroplasma endosymbiont of Amphimallon solstitiale genome:
- a CDS encoding ribonuclease J, which produces MAKIKVFALGGLDERGKNLYVVEVNDKIFVFDAGIRLPEREILGIDIIIPDYTYLKENKHRIQGIFISKPSDDAFGALPYILKDFNKIKPEYKVPIFTSKLTDFMIKQKLERFRFINQNEIIIKTIEPEQKVSFGNVVVKTFKTTTSIPGSLGFVLTVNNGENIKLNETIVYTGDYIFDGEHRSDFTTDIQHLASVSKNDVLLLISEATCANRKAFTAPKHKIQTIIEPVLKEALGRVILACYDQDLYRVSEILNAIKETDSKRKIAVYGATLYDILLKVNDLNAFNIDKSQIINLAQTIGTKDIVIIVTGSGERLFTRMNKIAIGNDDYLKLESQDTIILATPPIPGNELAHAALLDDLARTDVKVINISEKQAWSLNASYEDIKLMVNIIEPKYFLPVKGLYKDFVAAQAAAIDAGVLHNNALIHDNGEVITFENGKLIDNFVKQYVARPFRFNDKNATNKTTDNLIKTGDVYVDGIGVGDIGSIVISERKQLQRDGILITGVTINRKTKEIVSLIDAQMRGVVYLTNNEEMLKKLQNIIINVIEKYKTNNAFSLSEVKTKMKNDLQDYIKKETGKLPMILTVVNEI; this is translated from the coding sequence ATGGCAAAGATAAAAGTATTTGCTCTGGGTGGATTAGATGAACGTGGTAAAAACTTATATGTTGTTGAAGTAAATGATAAGATATTTGTATTTGATGCCGGCATTAGACTCCCAGAAAGAGAAATTTTAGGAATTGATATTATTATTCCAGATTATACATATTTAAAAGAAAATAAACATCGTATTCAAGGTATATTTATTTCAAAACCATCTGATGATGCTTTTGGAGCACTACCTTATATTTTAAAAGATTTTAATAAAATAAAACCCGAGTATAAAGTTCCAATCTTTACTAGTAAACTAACTGATTTTATGATTAAGCAGAAATTAGAACGTTTTCGTTTTATTAATCAAAATGAAATTATAATTAAAACTATTGAGCCTGAACAAAAAGTATCATTTGGTAATGTTGTTGTTAAAACATTTAAAACAACTACTTCAATTCCAGGTAGTTTAGGTTTTGTTCTAACTGTAAATAATGGTGAAAATATTAAATTAAATGAAACAATTGTTTATACGGGTGATTATATTTTTGATGGTGAACATCGTAGTGATTTTACTACTGATATTCAACATTTAGCTAGTGTTTCTAAGAATGATGTTTTATTATTAATTAGTGAAGCAACATGTGCCAATAGAAAAGCTTTTACAGCTCCTAAGCATAAAATTCAAACTATTATTGAGCCAGTATTAAAAGAAGCACTAGGAAGGGTTATTCTTGCATGTTATGATCAAGATTTATATCGTGTTAGTGAAATTCTTAATGCTATTAAAGAAACTGACTCTAAACGTAAAATTGCAGTTTATGGTGCAACTTTATATGATATTTTATTAAAAGTTAATGATTTAAATGCTTTCAATATTGATAAATCACAAATTATTAATTTAGCACAAACAATTGGCACTAAAGATATAGTAATTATTGTTACTGGTAGTGGTGAACGTTTATTTACTAGAATGAATAAAATTGCTATTGGTAATGATGATTATTTAAAACTTGAATCCCAAGATACAATAATTTTAGCAACTCCACCAATTCCAGGAAATGAATTGGCTCATGCAGCCTTATTAGATGACTTAGCACGTACTGATGTTAAAGTTATTAATATATCAGAAAAACAAGCTTGAAGTTTAAATGCTTCTTATGAAGATATTAAGTTAATGGTTAATATTATTGAACCAAAATATTTTTTACCAGTTAAAGGTTTATATAAAGATTTTGTAGCAGCACAAGCAGCAGCCATTGATGCTGGTGTATTACATAATAATGCTTTAATTCATGATAATGGTGAAGTTATTACTTTTGAAAATGGTAAATTAATTGATAATTTTGTTAAACAGTATGTTGCACGTCCTTTTCGTTTTAATGATAAAAATGCTACTAATAAAACAACAGATAACTTAATAAAAACTGGTGATGTATATGTAGATGGTATTGGTGTTGGTGATATTGGTTCAATTGTTATTAGTGAAAGAAAACAATTACAACGTGATGGTATTTTAATTACAGGAGTGACAATAAATCGTAAAACTAAAGAAATTGTTTCTTTAATTGATGCACAAATGCGTGGTGTTGTTTATTTAACTAATAATGAAGAAATGTTGAAAAAATTGCAAAACATTATTATTAATGTTATTGAAAAATATAAAACTAATAATGCTTTTAGTCTTAGTGAAGTTAAGACTAAAATGAAAAATGATTTACAAGATTATATTAAAAAAGAAACTGGTAAGTTACCTATGATTTTAACAGTTGTTAATGAAATTTAA
- a CDS encoding polyribonucleotide nucleotidyltransferase, which produces MLKEKFLFKEGKYELIVELGTMANLAEKSVKITYGNTVVLTTVSYNEVINNQDFFPLQIVFQEKLYSVGKIPGGFLKREGRLSEYATLCARLIDRSIRPLFPKGFVNEVQVVNNVFALDDACDVRVNAAFGTSLALGLSSLPFQGPSATVVVGKINDELVLNPTQEQLLNSKMELIVGGTKDAINMVEAGCHDILEKDMIKALKFAHEHIIKLIIFQESIIEKLKPNKFEPQLALIPVNIEQFVETNCQSQISKISTTVDKKSRSNLIKNLVEETFQSFKNKFNQEVLNVGEETTIHNLRKSIDQLLQKAMRTMILKNNVRVDGRKADDIRKLTSMIDVLPIVHGSAMFTRGETQVLSVLTLGALAEHQIIDGLGKEEYKRFIHHYNFPPFSVGETGRMGVPSRREIGHGALGEKALLQIIPLEKDFPYTIRLVSEVLASNGSTSQAAICASSMTLMAGGVPIRAAIAGIAMGLIKEEKDFTILTDIQGLEDHLGDMDFKVAGTANGICALQMDIKITGIDFNIITQALEKARIARLQVLANMNEVIKKPRTTLAPNAPKIIQKLIPIDKIRDIIGVGGKVINKIITDCDNVKIDIEDDGRLMIYHNEQSAIDKAWQIIESIVNPVQIKIGSEFDSKVVKIVNFGVFVNLQDKIDGLIHISEFSKKFNKRIDNLNNVVKINDIIKVRVIKVEDNSKLSLEIIDK; this is translated from the coding sequence ATGTTAAAAGAAAAATTCCTTTTTAAAGAAGGAAAATATGAATTAATTGTTGAATTAGGTACAATGGCTAATTTAGCAGAAAAATCAGTAAAAATTACTTATGGAAATACAGTTGTATTAACAACTGTATCTTATAATGAAGTTATTAATAATCAAGATTTTTTTCCATTACAAATAGTTTTTCAAGAAAAGTTATATTCAGTTGGTAAGATTCCAGGTGGCTTTTTAAAGCGTGAAGGTCGACTTAGTGAATATGCAACACTATGTGCTAGATTAATTGATCGTTCAATCCGTCCATTATTTCCAAAAGGTTTTGTTAATGAAGTGCAAGTTGTAAATAATGTTTTTGCGTTAGATGATGCTTGTGATGTTAGAGTAAATGCAGCTTTTGGTACTTCACTTGCTTTAGGATTAAGTAGTTTGCCATTTCAGGGTCCTAGTGCTACTGTTGTTGTTGGTAAAATAAATGATGAACTTGTCCTTAATCCAACACAAGAGCAATTATTAAATTCAAAAATGGAATTAATTGTTGGTGGAACAAAAGATGCCATCAATATGGTTGAAGCAGGATGTCATGATATTTTAGAAAAAGATATGATTAAAGCATTAAAATTTGCACATGAACATATTATTAAATTAATAATTTTTCAAGAAAGTATCATTGAAAAATTAAAACCAAATAAATTTGAGCCACAGTTAGCACTAATTCCTGTTAATATTGAACAATTTGTAGAAACAAATTGTCAATCACAAATTAGTAAAATTAGTACTACTGTTGATAAAAAAAGTCGAAGTAACTTGATTAAAAATTTAGTTGAAGAAACATTTCAAAGTTTTAAAAATAAATTTAATCAAGAAGTTTTAAATGTTGGTGAAGAAACAACTATTCATAATTTACGCAAAAGTATTGATCAATTATTACAAAAAGCAATGCGTACTATGATTTTAAAAAATAATGTACGAGTTGATGGACGAAAAGCTGATGATATTAGAAAATTAACAAGTATGATTGATGTTTTACCTATTGTTCATGGTAGTGCAATGTTTACTCGTGGTGAAACACAAGTTTTATCAGTTTTAACTTTGGGTGCACTTGCTGAACATCAAATTATTGATGGATTAGGTAAAGAAGAGTATAAACGTTTTATTCATCATTATAATTTTCCTCCATTTTCTGTTGGTGAAACCGGAAGAATGGGTGTTCCTTCACGACGTGAGATTGGTCATGGCGCCCTTGGTGAAAAAGCATTATTACAAATTATTCCTCTTGAAAAAGATTTTCCTTATACAATTAGATTAGTATCAGAAGTATTAGCATCAAATGGTTCAACTTCACAAGCAGCAATTTGTGCTTCATCAATGACATTAATGGCTGGTGGTGTACCGATTAGAGCTGCAATTGCTGGTATTGCCATGGGTTTAATTAAAGAAGAAAAAGATTTTACAATTTTAACTGACATTCAAGGATTAGAAGATCACTTAGGTGATATGGATTTTAAAGTGGCAGGAACAGCTAATGGTATTTGTGCTTTACAAATGGATATTAAAATTACTGGTATTGATTTTAATATTATTACACAAGCTTTGGAAAAAGCCAGAATTGCTAGATTACAAGTATTAGCAAACATGAATGAAGTAATTAAAAAACCTAGAACTACATTGGCACCTAATGCTCCAAAAATTATTCAAAAGTTAATTCCAATTGATAAAATTCGTGATATTATTGGTGTTGGTGGGAAAGTTATTAATAAAATTATTACCGACTGTGATAATGTTAAAATTGATATTGAAGATGATGGACGATTGATGATTTATCATAATGAACAATCAGCCATTGATAAAGCTTGACAAATTATTGAAAGTATTGTTAATCCTGTTCAAATTAAAATCGGTTCTGAATTTGATAGTAAAGTTGTAAAAATTGTTAATTTTGGTGTTTTTGTTAATTTACAAGATAAGATTGATGGTTTAATTCATATTTCAGAATTTTCAAAAAAATTTAATAAACGTATTGATAATTTAAATAATGTCGTTAAAATCAATGATATAATTAAAGTTCGAGTAATTAAAGTTGAAGATAATAGTAAGCTTAGCTTAGAAATTATTGATAAATAA
- a CDS encoding IS256 family transposase — protein MAKKQNINNNDPISKAVDLLLENTEDLTTVFKEGGLYKELTKRLVEKMLNSEMQNYLGYEKNQHSNTENARNGTSSKKLITQQGKIEIDVPRDRNSDFTPVIVAKRQRRFDGFDQQVLSLYAKGMTLSDIRMQLQELYHGADISESVISQITDDVIDDVKAWQNRPLESIYPIVYFDCIVVKVRQDKRIINKSVYIALGVDLEGKKDVLGLWISENEGAKFWLANFTEMKNRGLNDILIACSDNLTGMSEAIQAVYPKTEHQLCIVHQIRNSLKYVSYKHRKTLVTDLKPIYSACSEEQAMQALESFESKWNKQYPQIAKSWYKNWENLMIFISYPAEIKRVIYTTNAIESVNSQLRKVIRNKKAFPNDMSVFKIFYLAIENITKKWTLPIQNWNTAIAHFMIKFEDRINLN, from the coding sequence ATGGCTAAAAAACAAAATATTAATAATAATGATCCAATATCAAAAGCAGTAGATTTATTATTAGAAAATACTGAAGATTTAACAACAGTTTTTAAAGAAGGGGGTTTATATAAAGAATTAACAAAACGTTTAGTTGAAAAAATGTTGAATTCTGAAATGCAAAATTATTTAGGATATGAAAAAAATCAACATAGTAATACTGAAAATGCTCGTAATGGTACAAGTTCAAAAAAATTAATAACTCAACAAGGTAAAATTGAGATTGATGTACCAAGAGATCGCAATAGTGATTTTACTCCTGTAATAGTTGCAAAAAGACAGCGAAGATTTGATGGTTTTGATCAACAAGTGCTTTCACTATATGCAAAAGGTATGACTCTATCTGACATTAGAATGCAGTTACAAGAGTTATATCATGGTGCTGATATTAGTGAAAGTGTTATTAGTCAAATTACTGATGATGTTATTGATGATGTCAAAGCATGACAAAATCGACCATTAGAAAGCATTTATCCGATTGTTTATTTTGATTGTATAGTAGTTAAAGTTCGACAAGATAAACGGATTATTAATAAATCAGTTTATATAGCATTAGGAGTTGATTTAGAAGGTAAAAAAGATGTTTTAGGCTTATGAATTAGTGAAAATGAAGGTGCTAAATTTTGATTAGCTAATTTCACAGAAATGAAAAATCGAGGCTTAAATGATATTTTGATTGCTTGTAGTGATAATTTAACAGGCATGTCAGAAGCAATACAAGCAGTTTATCCTAAAACAGAACATCAATTATGCATTGTTCATCAAATTCGAAATAGTTTAAAATATGTTTCATACAAACATCGAAAAACTCTAGTTACAGATTTAAAACCAATTTATAGTGCATGTAGTGAAGAACAAGCAATGCAAGCTTTAGAATCATTTGAAAGTAAATGAAATAAACAATATCCCCAAATTGCTAAATCTTGATATAAAAATTGAGAAAATTTGATGATTTTTATTAGTTATCCTGCAGAAATCAAAAGAGTAATTTATACAACAAATGCTATTGAATCTGTTAATAGTCAATTACGAAAAGTTATTAGAAACAAAAAAGCTTTTCCTAATGATATGTCAGTTTTTAAAATATTTTATTTAGCAATTGAAAATATAACAAAAAAATGAACATTGCCTATTCAAAATTGAAATACAGCAATTGCTCATTTTATGATAAAATTTGAAGACAGAATTAATCTGAACTAG
- a CDS encoding IS30 family transposase, protein MYKYLTIESIIAIKEYKSYGFSIRKIAKAIDYSKSTVHRVCRLLNQNLLPLEILNKIQKNKQNAGRKLIILTLIEINTINHLLITKNYALDIIANFLKENKIKSISTKTLYNMFKTNRMGFDENNLLRKGKNKPHKQKETRGRINNCKSIHERNLIIPNIKNIEEFGHLEGDTIIGKDHKSSIITLADIWSKTTIPLATKNNKSENITKSIIKFISKLQKGTVKTITFDRGKEFSKWKLIEKNCNVKIYFADPGKPCQRGLNENNNGILRRYLPKSTDLSSYKQKDLNTIAFQINSTPRKSLSYKRPIDLIQLF, encoded by the coding sequence ATGTATAAGTATCTGACTATTGAATCAATAATAGCAATAAAAGAATATAAAAGTTATGGATTTTCGATTCGTAAAATAGCAAAAGCCATTGATTATAGTAAATCAACTGTACATAGAGTTTGTAGATTATTAAATCAAAACTTATTACCATTAGAAATATTGAATAAAATTCAAAAAAATAAACAAAATGCAGGTAGAAAATTAATAATTTTAACTTTAATAGAAATTAATACTATTAATCATTTGTTAATTACTAAAAATTATGCTCTTGATATAATTGCTAATTTTTTAAAGGAAAATAAAATAAAAAGTATTTCAACAAAAACTTTATATAACATGTTTAAAACAAATCGAATGGGTTTTGATGAAAATAACTTATTGAGAAAAGGAAAAAATAAACCTCACAAACAAAAAGAAACTAGGGGCAGAATTAATAATTGTAAGTCTATTCATGAAAGAAATTTAATCATTCCTAATATTAAAAATATAGAAGAATTTGGTCATTTAGAGGGTGATACTATCATTGGTAAAGATCATAAAAGTTCTATTATTACTTTAGCTGATATATGATCAAAAACCACAATTCCTTTAGCAACTAAAAATAATAAATCAGAAAATATTACAAAAAGTATAATAAAATTTATTTCAAAGTTACAAAAAGGAACAGTTAAAACTATTACTTTTGATCGTGGTAAAGAATTTAGTAAATGAAAATTAATCGAAAAAAATTGTAATGTTAAGATTTATTTTGCAGATCCTGGTAAACCTTGTCAAAGAGGTTTAAATGAAAATAATAATGGTATTTTAAGAAGATATTTACCAAAATCTACAGATCTATCTTCATATAAACAAAAAGATTTAAATACTATAGCATTTCAAATTAATTCTACACCCAGAAAATCACTATCTTATAAAAGACCAATAGATTTAATACAATTATTTTAA
- a CDS encoding IS256 family transposase produces the protein MAKKQNINNNDPISKAVDLLLENTEDLTTVFKEGGLYKELTKRLVEKMLNSEMQNYLGYEKNQHSNTENARNGTSSKKLITQQGKIEIDVPRDRNSDFTPVIVAKRQRRFDGFDQQVLSLYAKGMTLSDIRMQLQELYHGADISESVISQITDDVIDDVKTWQNRPLESIYPIVYFDCIVVKVRQDKRIINKSVYIALGVDLEGKKDVLGLWISENEGAKFWLANFTEMKNRGLNDILIACSDNLTGMSEAIQAVYPKTEHQLCIVHQIRNSLKYVSYKHRKTLVTDLKPIYSACSEEQAMQALESFESKWNKQYPQIAKSWYKNWENLMIFISYPAEIKRVIYTTNAIESVNSQLRKVIRNKKAFPNDMSVFKIFYLAIENITKKWTLPIQNWNTAIAHFMIKFEDRINLN, from the coding sequence ATGGCTAAAAAACAAAATATTAATAATAATGATCCAATATCAAAAGCAGTAGATTTATTATTAGAAAATACTGAAGATTTAACAACAGTTTTTAAAGAAGGGGGTTTATATAAAGAATTAACAAAACGTTTAGTTGAAAAAATGTTGAATTCTGAAATGCAAAATTATTTAGGATATGAAAAAAATCAACATAGTAATACTGAAAATGCTCGTAATGGTACAAGTTCAAAAAAATTAATAACTCAACAAGGTAAAATTGAGATTGATGTACCAAGAGATCGCAATAGTGATTTTACTCCTGTAATAGTTGCAAAAAGACAGCGAAGATTTGATGGTTTTGATCAACAAGTGCTTTCACTATATGCAAAAGGTATGACTCTATCTGACATTAGAATGCAGTTACAAGAGTTATATCATGGTGCTGATATTAGTGAAAGTGTTATTAGTCAAATTACTGATGATGTTATTGATGATGTCAAAACATGACAAAATCGACCATTAGAAAGCATTTATCCGATTGTTTATTTTGATTGTATAGTAGTTAAAGTTCGACAAGATAAACGGATTATTAATAAATCAGTTTATATAGCATTAGGAGTTGATTTAGAAGGTAAAAAAGATGTTTTAGGCTTATGAATTAGTGAAAATGAAGGTGCTAAATTTTGATTAGCTAATTTCACAGAAATGAAAAATCGAGGCTTAAATGATATTTTGATTGCTTGTAGTGATAATTTAACAGGCATGTCAGAAGCAATACAAGCAGTTTATCCTAAAACAGAACATCAATTATGCATTGTTCATCAAATTCGAAATAGTTTAAAATATGTTTCATACAAACATCGAAAAACTCTAGTTACAGATTTAAAACCAATTTATAGTGCATGTAGTGAAGAACAAGCAATGCAAGCTTTAGAATCATTTGAAAGTAAATGAAATAAACAATATCCCCAAATTGCTAAATCTTGATATAAAAATTGAGAAAATTTGATGATTTTTATTAGTTATCCTGCAGAAATCAAACGAGTAATTTATACAACAAATGCTATTGAATCTGTTAATAGTCAATTACGAAAAGTTATTAGAAACAAAAAAGCTTTTCCTAATGATATGTCAGTTTTTAAAATATTTTATTTAGCAATTGAAAATATAACAAAAAAATGAACATTGCCTATTCAAAATTGAAATACAGCAATTGCTCATTTTATGATAAAATTTGAAGACAGAATTAATCTGAACTAG
- a CDS encoding ankyrin repeat domain-containing protein, which yields MMIAAENGFLEITNALIKKGANVNHTNQVGDTALILAAENGFLKIVNSLIENNANLNYANQNGNTTLMMANKNNHIIARIIEQLNQLKAENLINAKEMILNINNVLNEQLKKTNEIKDNQNDNEIWKNNQEEIIEIIDNYEHNLNQKLKNINSELNNHSLRTCLESFRK from the coding sequence TTAATGATAGCTGCTGAAAATGGTTTTTTAGAAATTACTAATGCTTTAATAAAAAAGGGCGCCAATGTTAATCATACAAATCAAGTTGGTGATACGGCTTTAATCTTAGCTGCTGAAAATGGTTTTTTAAAAATTGTTAATAGTTTAATAGAAAATAACGCTAATCTTAATTATGCAAATCAAAATGGTAATACAACTTTAATGATGGCCAATAAAAATAACCATATAATAGCAAGAATAATCGAGCAACTAAATCAACTAAAAGCAGAAAATTTAATAAATGCTAAAGAAATGATACTAAACATTAATAATGTTTTAAATGAACAACTAAAAAAAACTAATGAAATAAAAGATAATCAAAATGATAATGAAATTTGAAAAAATAATCAAGAAGAAATTATTGAAATCATTGATAACTATGAACATAATTTAAATCAAAAACTTAAAAATATTAATTCAGAACTTAATAATCATTCTCTAAGAACCTGTTTAGAATCTTTTCGAAAATAA
- a CDS encoding rhodanese-like domain-containing protein, with product MFKHKIQNEISISNKDFDKIKNKALIIDVRDVAEYQILKKITNDNGELNIVNIPYYDLIKNPSKYIESKNQVIITICNAGNRSTAAALTLRELGYTNTYVLINGIYGYYKK from the coding sequence ATGTTTAAACATAAAATACAAAATGAAATTTCAATTTCAAATAAAGACTTTGATAAAATTAAAAATAAAGCTTTAATTATTGATGTTCGTGATGTTGCTGAATATCAAATTTTAAAAAAAATAACAAATGATAATGGTGAACTTAATATTGTTAATATTCCTTACTATGATTTGATTAAAAATCCTAGTAAATATATTGAAAGCAAAAATCAAGTGATTATAACTATTTGTAATGCAGGAAATCGTTCAACTGCTGCTGCACTAACACTCAGAGAATTGGGCTATACTAACACTTATGTTTTAATTAATGGTATTTATGGATATTACAAAAAATAA
- the uvrC gene encoding excinuclease ABC subunit UvrC → MAEKSLLQMKIKLLPNIAGCYLFKDIHNNLIYVGKANSLKKRVTSYLNKDSNFKTMLLVNDIHDVEYITTSNEKEALILEQTLIKKHHPKYNILLADDKKYPYIQITNNRDPQYRYVRSATKKEGHYYGPFPDGTGAREILKLLERIFPLRKCAGNLGKPCLYYHLQQCSGACFKSVPITYYEDMISKIDQFFKGNVTAVKKILINNMNISVENLQFENANRIKILLSKIDLFLSQQVVEFQDYGNRDFINFLIEDEMVVLITLFYRNGKLQAKDEQIVQNNYLEIQDLIRNYCQQLYSKNTLPNEIYLPSNIDLKQLKLLFPQIKFINPIKGTKEHILTLAKTNAIYAWNNYLQTNQFNAPLNMMKVLSQWLKIPNLNHLEVFDVSNLQQSASVGGMIVYKNGNPSFNDYRKFLLDPKIVDDYHRFCEMIYRRYHHLVINKLPLPDLIIVDGGKPQISATLEQLTLLNLTIPIIGLVKNKKHQTDKIINDKMQIINIPKTDACFLFLSKLQDQVHNYAIKYHKAKRSQSMISSVLSSVPGIGLQLQNKILQQFPTWQLLQNATKTELSSLVKSKVILEKLWKELHSFE, encoded by the coding sequence ATGGCAGAAAAATCTTTACTACAAATGAAAATTAAACTTTTACCTAATATTGCTGGATGTTATTTATTTAAAGATATACATAATAATTTGATTTATGTTGGTAAAGCTAATTCATTAAAAAAACGAGTAACTTCATATTTAAATAAAGACAGTAATTTTAAAACAATGTTATTAGTTAATGATATTCATGATGTTGAATACATTACGACATCTAATGAAAAAGAGGCTTTAATTTTAGAACAAACATTGATTAAAAAACATCATCCTAAATATAATATTTTGTTAGCAGATGATAAAAAATATCCTTATATTCAAATTACTAATAATCGTGATCCACAATATCGTTATGTACGTAGTGCTACTAAAAAAGAGGGACATTATTATGGACCATTTCCCGATGGTACTGGTGCGCGTGAAATTTTAAAGTTATTGGAACGAATTTTTCCATTACGAAAATGTGCTGGTAATCTTGGTAAACCTTGTTTATATTATCATTTACAGCAATGTTCTGGCGCTTGTTTTAAATCAGTACCTATTACTTATTATGAAGATATGATTAGTAAAATTGATCAATTTTTCAAAGGGAATGTTACTGCTGTTAAAAAAATATTAATTAATAATATGAATATTAGTGTTGAAAACTTACAATTTGAAAATGCTAATCGTATTAAAATTTTGTTATCAAAAATAGATTTATTTTTATCACAACAAGTTGTTGAGTTTCAAGATTATGGAAATCGCGATTTTATTAATTTTTTAATTGAAGATGAAATGGTTGTTTTAATTACTTTATTTTATCGTAATGGTAAATTGCAAGCTAAAGATGAACAAATAGTTCAAAATAATTACTTAGAAATTCAAGATTTAATTCGTAATTATTGTCAACAACTATATAGTAAAAATACATTGCCAAATGAAATATATTTACCATCAAATATTGATTTAAAACAATTAAAATTATTATTTCCACAAATAAAATTTATTAATCCAATTAAAGGAACAAAAGAACATATTTTAACATTGGCAAAAACCAATGCCATTTATGCATGAAATAATTATTTACAAACTAATCAGTTTAATGCGCCGTTAAATATGATGAAAGTATTATCACAATGATTAAAAATTCCTAATTTAAATCATTTAGAGGTTTTTGATGTTTCTAATCTTCAACAAAGTGCTAGTGTTGGCGGTATGATTGTTTATAAGAATGGTAATCCTAGTTTTAATGATTATCGCAAATTTTTATTAGATCCAAAAATTGTTGATGATTATCATCGTTTTTGTGAAATGATTTATCGTAGATATCATCACTTAGTTATTAATAAATTGCCACTTCCTGATTTAATTATTGTTGATGGTGGAAAACCACAAATTAGTGCTACATTAGAACAACTAACATTATTAAACTTAACAATTCCTATTATTGGATTAGTTAAAAATAAAAAACATCAAACTGATAAAATTATAAATGATAAAATGCAAATTATTAATATTCCTAAAACTGATGCTTGTTTTTTATTTTTGAGTAAATTACAAGATCAAGTTCATAATTATGCAATTAAATATCATAAAGCAAAACGAAGTCAATCAATGATAAGTAGTGTTTTATCATCAGTGCCAGGAATTGGTTTACAATTACAAAATAAAATATTACAGCAATTTCCAACTTGACAATTATTGCAAAATGCTACAAAAACAGAACTTTCATCATTAGTTAAATCAAAAGTAATTTTAGAAAAACTATGAAAAGAATTACATAGTTTTGAATAA
- a CDS encoding ankyrin repeat domain-containing protein, which yields MYSWFTIINGFCYFTNRKSITFIFFYCYYWFNSQILIHCANSFLFLIIELTQFNFYISVLFNFTIQVLLTNNGADVNYLTINNFSALTLAAWNGHLNIVKTLLENDANINHANIFGNTALLLAAENNHIEIVNTLIENNANINHENNGNETALILAAKNGHLNIVNSLIMQHNININHENIEGYTAFKWAARNGYLDIANVIIAHNANAADHTNQINNNALVWSARNGYLNIVNSLIVHNTNINYVNEKGDTALIWSTWKGYLEIVNTLLAKNVNVNYSDQSFNFVEK from the coding sequence ATGTACAGTTGATTTACTATAATCAATGGCTTTTGCTATTTTACGAATCGAAAATCCATAACTTTTATATTCTTTTATTGCTATTATTGATTCAATAGTCAGATACTTATACATTGTGCTAATTCCTTTCTTTTCTTAATTATAGAATTAACACAATTTAATTTTTATATAAGTGTCCTTTTTAATTTTACAATTCAGGTTTTACTGACAAATAATGGTGCTGATGTTAATTATTTAACTATAAATAATTTTAGTGCTTTAACACTAGCCGCCTGAAATGGACACTTAAATATCGTTAAAACTTTACTAGAAAATGATGCTAATATCAATCATGCTAATATATTTGGTAATACTGCTTTATTATTAGCTGCTGAAAATAATCATATTGAAATAGTTAATACACTAATAGAAAATAACGCTAATATTAATCATGAAAATAATGGTAATGAAACTGCTTTAATCTTAGCTGCTAAAAATGGACACTTAAATATTGTTAATAGCTTAATAATGCAACATAATATTAATATTAATCATGAAAATATAGAAGGTTACACTGCTTTCAAGTGAGCCGCTAGAAACGGATATTTAGATATAGCTAATGTTATAATAGCGCATAATGCTAATGCTGCTGATCATACAAATCAAATAAATAATAATGCTTTAGTATGAAGCGCGCGAAATGGTTATCTAAATATAGTTAATAGTTTAATAGTACATAATACCAATATTAATTATGTAAATGAAAAAGGTGATACAGCTTTAATATGAAGTACTTGAAAAGGTTATTTGGAAATAGTTAACACTTTACTAGCAAAAAATGTTAATGTTAATTATTCAGATCAATCCTTTAATTTTGTAGAAAAGTAA